The following proteins come from a genomic window of Candidatus Poribacteria bacterium:
- the nuoK gene encoding NADH-quinone oxidoreductase subunit NuoK, whose product MTETTLKLGLTLSVVLFTMGVVGVLIRRNAIVLFMCIELMLNAANLAFVVFARYYGRADGQIFVFFVMALAAAEVAMGLAIIVTVFRNRASINVDEMNFLRR is encoded by the coding sequence ATGACGGAAACCACGCTCAAGCTGGGACTGACCCTCAGCGTCGTCCTATTCACGATGGGCGTCGTAGGCGTGCTCATCCGACGGAACGCGATCGTGTTGTTCATGTGCATCGAGCTGATGCTGAACGCGGCGAACCTCGCGTTCGTCGTGTTCGCGCGGTATTACGGACGCGCGGACGGACAGATTTTCGTGTTCTTCGTCATGGCGCTCGCGGCGGCGGAGGTCGCCATGGGGCTGGCGATCATCGTGACCGTCTTCCGGAACCGCGCCAGCATCAACGTGGACGAGATGAACTTCCTGCGGCGATGA